A genomic stretch from Symbiobacterium terraclitae includes:
- the fni gene encoding type 2 isopentenyl-diphosphate Delta-isomerase, translating to MSERQRRKLDHVRLAVAGPGARAGGAGWEDVHLVHRSLPELATHEIDLRTSICGVPLARPVMINAMTGGAPGVTAINRDLAAAAAELGLAMAVGSQTAGLREPEVVESYRVVRRVNPRGVILANLGSDATPEQARAAVEMVEADLLQLHLNAPQELRMREGDRDFRGRLERIARIVQELSVPVVVKECGFGVSRETARQLYEAGVRAIDVSGRGGTNFVWIEDRRAGVVEGDPGLEGWGLPAACALAEVAALDLSGLELIASGGIRHGTDAAKALALGARAVAVAGPVLARQQREGAAGVRAYLEGLLADLQTACLLCGARDLAALQRQPVVITGLVGEWCRLRGVDLAALANRSQP from the coding sequence ATGAGTGAACGGCAGCGGCGCAAGCTCGACCACGTGCGGCTGGCCGTCGCCGGGCCCGGGGCGAGGGCCGGCGGCGCCGGCTGGGAGGACGTGCACCTGGTCCACCGAAGCCTGCCCGAACTGGCCACCCACGAGATCGATCTGCGCACGTCCATCTGCGGAGTCCCCCTGGCCAGGCCGGTCATGATCAATGCGATGACCGGCGGGGCGCCGGGCGTCACGGCCATCAACCGCGACCTGGCCGCCGCGGCGGCGGAGCTGGGCCTGGCGATGGCCGTGGGCTCGCAGACCGCCGGGCTGCGGGAGCCGGAGGTGGTGGAGAGCTACCGGGTGGTGCGGCGTGTCAACCCGCGCGGCGTCATCCTGGCCAACCTGGGCAGCGACGCCACGCCGGAGCAGGCGCGCGCCGCGGTCGAGATGGTGGAGGCCGACCTGCTGCAGCTTCACCTCAACGCCCCGCAGGAGCTGCGCATGCGGGAGGGCGACCGGGACTTCCGCGGGCGCCTGGAGCGCATCGCCCGCATCGTCCAGGAGCTTTCCGTGCCCGTCGTCGTGAAGGAGTGCGGCTTCGGCGTGTCGCGCGAGACGGCCCGGCAGCTCTACGAGGCCGGCGTGCGCGCCATCGACGTCTCCGGCCGGGGCGGCACCAACTTCGTCTGGATCGAGGACCGCCGGGCGGGCGTGGTCGAGGGCGACCCCGGGCTGGAGGGCTGGGGGCTGCCGGCGGCCTGCGCCCTGGCCGAGGTGGCGGCGCTGGACCTGTCCGGGCTGGAGCTGATCGCCAGCGGCGGCATCCGCCACGGCACCGACGCGGCCAAGGCCCTGGCGCTGGGCGCCCGGGCGGTAGCCGTCGCCGGGCCGGTGCTGGCCCGGCAGCAGCGGGAGGGCGCGGCGGGCGTGCGCGCCTACCTGGAAGGGCTGCTGGCCGACCTGCAGACGGCCTGCCTGCTCTGCGGCGCACGCGACCTCGCCGCGCTCCAGCGGCAGCCGGTTGTCATCACGGGCTTGGTGGGCGAATGGTGCCGCCTCCGGGGGGTGGACCTCGCCGCACTCGCCAACCGGTCGCAACCGTAG
- the der gene encoding ribosome biogenesis GTPase Der, with translation MKPIVAIVGRPNVGKSTLFNRLIQSRQAIVEDLPGVTRDRLYADAEWNGRTITLVDTGGIQLDKDGDTIEAHVTRQAELAIREADVIVFVVDVTQGVTAPDLEVAERLRRVRKPVIVAVNKVENLKREDEALEFWSLGLDQVISVSAEHGMGTGDLMDAIVAALPSAVPEEPEEGGPVRVAVIGRPNVGKSSLVNAILGEERVIVSDVAGTTRDAIDVLVERGEDKFLLVDTAGMRRRAKVEQPVERYSVMRALRAVERAQVVLVVVDATDGVTEQDQRIAGYAHENGKACIVVVNKWDLVEKDDRTMAKKTDEVRARLAFMDYALVHFVSAKTGARVHRLLPLIKEAAANHARRIPTRELNDLVREAYALNPPPSDKGRRLKILFATQPHVSPPGFVFFVNDAELVHFSYKRYLENRLRETYRFEGTPINLYFRTRAKVKLPERPGRVRRVLAGGQTRAIRRAARKRSTE, from the coding sequence ATGAAACCGATCGTAGCTATTGTGGGCCGGCCCAACGTGGGCAAGTCGACCCTTTTCAACCGACTGATCCAGAGCCGGCAGGCGATCGTCGAGGACCTGCCGGGGGTGACACGCGACCGCCTCTACGCCGATGCGGAGTGGAACGGGCGCACGATCACGCTGGTGGACACCGGCGGCATCCAGCTCGACAAGGACGGCGACACCATCGAAGCCCACGTGACCCGGCAGGCCGAACTGGCCATCCGGGAGGCGGATGTGATCGTCTTCGTGGTGGACGTCACCCAGGGGGTGACGGCGCCGGACCTGGAGGTGGCCGAGCGGCTGCGCCGCGTGCGCAAGCCGGTCATCGTCGCGGTGAACAAGGTGGAGAACCTGAAGCGCGAGGACGAGGCCCTGGAGTTCTGGTCGCTGGGGCTCGACCAGGTCATCTCGGTCTCCGCCGAGCACGGCATGGGGACCGGCGACCTGATGGACGCGATCGTCGCCGCCCTGCCTTCCGCCGTACCGGAGGAGCCGGAGGAGGGCGGCCCGGTCCGCGTGGCGGTCATCGGCCGGCCCAACGTGGGCAAGTCGTCGCTGGTGAATGCGATCCTGGGCGAGGAGCGGGTGATCGTCTCCGACGTCGCCGGCACGACCCGGGACGCCATCGACGTGCTGGTGGAGCGGGGCGAGGACAAGTTCCTGCTGGTCGACACGGCGGGCATGCGCCGCCGGGCGAAGGTGGAGCAGCCCGTGGAGCGCTATTCCGTGATGCGGGCCCTGCGGGCCGTGGAGCGGGCCCAGGTGGTGCTCGTCGTCGTCGACGCGACGGACGGCGTCACCGAGCAGGACCAGCGCATCGCCGGCTATGCGCACGAGAACGGCAAGGCGTGCATCGTGGTCGTCAACAAGTGGGACCTGGTGGAGAAGGACGACCGGACCATGGCCAAGAAGACCGACGAGGTGCGGGCGCGGCTGGCGTTCATGGACTACGCCCTCGTCCACTTCGTGTCGGCCAAGACCGGTGCGCGCGTGCACCGGCTCCTGCCGCTGATCAAGGAGGCGGCGGCCAACCACGCCCGGCGCATCCCCACCCGGGAGCTGAACGACCTCGTGCGGGAGGCCTATGCGCTCAACCCGCCGCCCTCCGACAAGGGCCGCCGGCTGAAGATCCTCTTCGCCACACAGCCCCACGTGAGCCCGCCCGGCTTCGTCTTCTTCGTGAACGACGCCGAGCTCGTGCACTTCTCCTACAAGCGGTACCTGGAGAACCGGCTGCGGGAGACGTACCGCTTCGAGGGCACGCCGATCAACCTGTACTTCCGCACCCGCGCCAAGGTGAAGCTGCCGGAGCGGCCCGGTCGCGTGCGGCGGGTGCTGGCCGGCGGCCAGACGCGGGCCATCCGGCGGGCGGCCCGCAAGCGTTCCACCGAGTAG
- a CDS encoding glycosyltransferase family 2 protein, which translates to MQLDTAEWVYLVAVGLHLFFFGLFLRLLWWKRYADVTYWRHRPELSLDRLVKQAQSMGQALPRFSLIVPARNEADVIERTVDHLAGLTYPHDLYEVLVVTDAKEEQAAAQRRSTAVADAVAALRERRMPAPDSTAGGLVMALIAGMALDGIGEAARRLGPDEGIQHLRRIPAPLLRPIIWEAALRLLRKGAGSPEYRLLRTLRSRLPDLGQEPLQRAYAALLSLAIPCAVAFASLRGEDGAALGRRLATLAAQAHHSLTRELIQSLCSALAADLMVRLERLAADPLLAERLAAAYREVYPTTQDIMARKVAEYAARPAAPAVRHVVVPVDFDGQLNGRCLGVTVPSTKGRALNWALRFIDGRSTWCGFYDAESRPDSRVMLYLAHRVLEARRTDTPLPRIFQGPVFQVRNWYDMGAFCKLASLFTAISHEWHLPVVYRSIPFVGGTNVFVETRLLHEIGGFDSSTLTEDLELGTRAWLKARAWPEYLPYPSSEQTPPTFMGFYRQRLRWASGHLQVMRKIRAEQLGTREQRQRLLRSLWFKGQAQWLFYQAATLVPLTVFILWTMGLVDPTVVPPVWRYGLHMMSALYIAFAVYLLLRYLRYVDPTSRPLMWLGQLGAVGQILVLPLAGFLFPVPYFSALVLAAAGKGPSHWVKTPRTRE; encoded by the coding sequence ATGCAGCTCGACACAGCAGAGTGGGTCTATCTGGTGGCCGTGGGACTCCACCTCTTTTTCTTTGGGCTTTTCCTGCGCCTCTTATGGTGGAAGCGCTATGCAGACGTAACCTACTGGCGGCACCGGCCCGAGCTCTCTCTGGATCGGCTGGTCAAGCAGGCCCAGAGCATGGGGCAGGCGCTGCCGCGCTTCTCGCTGATCGTCCCCGCACGCAACGAGGCCGACGTCATCGAGCGGACAGTGGATCACCTGGCCGGCCTCACCTATCCACACGACCTCTACGAGGTGCTCGTGGTGACCGACGCGAAGGAGGAGCAGGCGGCCGCCCAGCGCCGCAGCACCGCGGTGGCGGATGCGGTGGCCGCGCTGCGGGAAAGGAGGATGCCCGCGCCTGACTCGACCGCGGGCGGCCTGGTGATGGCCCTCATCGCCGGCATGGCCCTGGACGGCATCGGCGAGGCCGCCCGCCGGCTCGGCCCGGACGAGGGAATCCAGCACCTGCGGCGCATCCCCGCGCCGCTGCTCAGGCCCATCATCTGGGAAGCGGCGCTGCGCCTCCTGCGCAAGGGCGCGGGCAGTCCCGAGTACCGCCTCCTGCGCACGCTGCGGTCCCGGCTGCCGGATCTGGGCCAGGAACCGCTGCAGCGCGCCTACGCGGCGCTGCTTTCGCTGGCGATACCCTGCGCGGTGGCCTTCGCCTCGCTGCGGGGCGAGGACGGCGCGGCGCTGGGGCGCCGGCTGGCCACGCTGGCCGCCCAGGCGCACCACTCGCTGACGCGGGAGCTGATCCAGTCGCTCTGTTCCGCCCTGGCCGCAGACCTGATGGTGCGGCTGGAGCGGCTGGCCGCCGACCCGCTGCTCGCGGAACGCCTCGCCGCGGCCTACCGGGAGGTCTACCCGACCACCCAGGACATCATGGCGCGCAAGGTGGCCGAGTACGCAGCCCGGCCCGCTGCGCCGGCGGTCCGGCACGTGGTGGTGCCTGTGGACTTCGACGGCCAGCTGAACGGCCGCTGCCTGGGCGTCACCGTGCCCTCCACCAAGGGCCGGGCCCTGAACTGGGCCCTGAGATTCATCGACGGGCGCTCGACCTGGTGCGGCTTTTACGACGCCGAAAGCCGGCCCGACAGCCGGGTGATGCTCTACCTGGCCCACCGGGTCCTGGAGGCCCGCCGGACCGACACGCCGCTGCCCCGCATCTTCCAGGGCCCCGTCTTCCAGGTGCGCAACTGGTACGACATGGGCGCGTTCTGCAAGCTGGCCTCCCTGTTCACGGCCATCAGCCACGAGTGGCACCTGCCGGTGGTCTACCGCTCCATCCCCTTCGTGGGCGGCACCAACGTCTTCGTCGAGACCCGCCTGCTGCACGAGATCGGCGGCTTCGACTCCTCGACCCTCACGGAGGATCTGGAGCTGGGAACCCGCGCCTGGCTCAAGGCCCGGGCCTGGCCCGAGTACCTGCCTTACCCCTCCAGCGAGCAGACGCCGCCGACGTTCATGGGCTTCTACCGCCAGCGCCTGCGCTGGGCCAGCGGCCACCTGCAGGTGATGCGCAAGATCCGCGCCGAGCAGCTCGGTACCCGGGAGCAGCGCCAGCGTCTTCTGCGGTCGCTCTGGTTCAAGGGGCAGGCCCAGTGGCTCTTCTACCAGGCGGCGACGCTGGTGCCGCTCACGGTCTTCATCCTCTGGACCATGGGGCTGGTGGACCCCACCGTGGTGCCGCCGGTGTGGCGCTACGGCCTCCACATGATGTCGGCCCTCTACATCGCCTTTGCCGTCTACCTGCTGCTGCGCTACCTGCGGTACGTGGACCCGACCAGCCGGCCGCTGATGTGGCTCGGGCAGCTGGGCGCCGTGGGCCAGATCCTCGTGCTGCCGCTGGCGGGCTTCCTCTTCCCGGTGCCCTACTTCAGCGCCCTCGTGCTGGCGGCGGCCGGCAAGGGCCCGAGCCACTGGGTCAAGACGCCGCGCACGAGGGAGTGA
- the cmk gene encoding (d)CMP kinase — protein sequence MTEASRPRELVIAMDGPAGAGKSTLAKIVARRLGYLYVDTGAMYRALALKALRLGIAETDREALAAMGATTEVRLERTADGGNRVLLDGEDVTAEIRSPAVSAIVSRVSAVPELRALMIEQQRAMARSGGVVMDGRDIGSYVLPDADLKFFITASLQERARRRQLQLRAEGHQAELGQVEAEIARRDEQDMNKGAHSLMQLPESIVIDTTGKEIEEVVAEILGHCRRA from the coding sequence TTGACAGAGGCCAGCAGGCCCCGCGAACTCGTCATCGCCATGGACGGTCCTGCCGGCGCCGGCAAGAGTACGCTGGCGAAGATCGTCGCGCGCCGGCTCGGCTACCTCTACGTCGACACCGGCGCCATGTACCGGGCACTGGCGCTGAAAGCTCTGCGCCTGGGGATCGCCGAGACGGACCGGGAGGCGCTCGCCGCCATGGGGGCGACCACGGAGGTGCGGCTGGAGCGCACGGCCGACGGCGGCAACCGGGTTCTCCTGGACGGGGAGGACGTCACGGCCGAGATCCGCTCGCCCGCCGTCTCCGCCATCGTATCCCGGGTCTCGGCCGTCCCGGAGCTGCGTGCCCTGATGATCGAGCAGCAGCGGGCGATGGCCCGCTCGGGCGGCGTGGTCATGGACGGCCGGGACATCGGCTCCTACGTGCTGCCGGACGCCGACCTGAAGTTCTTCATCACGGCCTCGCTGCAGGAGCGGGCCCGCCGGCGACAGCTGCAGCTGCGCGCCGAGGGCCACCAGGCCGAGCTCGGGCAGGTGGAGGCCGAGATCGCCCGCCGGGATGAGCAAGATATGAACAAGGGTGCCCACTCGCTGATGCAGTTGCCGGAGTCGATCGTGATCGATACCACCGGCAAGGAGATTGAAGAGGTCGTCGCAGAAATCCTGGGCCACTGCCGGAGGGCGTAG
- a CDS encoding prolyl oligopeptidase family serine peptidase, producing MQHDRSFTRVIQKQVGARYLLFLPEGYGADPAQRWPLILFLHGAGERGSDLSLVKRHGPPRLAEERPADFPFIVVSPQCPEGETWDADVLLALLDEVCATYAVDEERIYLTGLSMGGMGAFDLALTAPHRFAAVAPICGAGNPLRVRPEHAVLPFWIFHGDQDEIVPPAMSAQMVEALRAVGAPVKFTLYPGVAHDSWTQTYANPELYQWFLQHRRHGAATA from the coding sequence ATGCAGCATGACCGGTCGTTCACACGGGTGATCCAGAAGCAGGTCGGCGCCAGATACCTGCTGTTCCTGCCCGAGGGTTACGGCGCCGATCCGGCGCAGCGGTGGCCGCTGATCCTCTTCCTGCACGGCGCGGGCGAGCGCGGCAGCGACCTCAGCCTGGTGAAGCGGCACGGGCCGCCCCGGCTGGCGGAGGAGCGGCCCGCGGACTTCCCGTTCATCGTCGTCTCGCCCCAGTGTCCGGAGGGGGAGACCTGGGATGCAGACGTGCTGCTGGCGCTGCTGGACGAGGTCTGCGCCACGTACGCGGTGGACGAGGAGCGCATCTACCTGACCGGGCTCTCCATGGGCGGCATGGGCGCCTTCGACCTCGCCCTGACCGCGCCGCACCGCTTCGCCGCCGTGGCCCCGATCTGCGGCGCGGGAAACCCCCTGCGGGTGCGCCCGGAGCACGCGGTCCTGCCCTTCTGGATCTTCCACGGCGACCAGGACGAGATCGTACCGCCCGCGATGTCGGCGCAGATGGTGGAGGCCCTGCGAGCCGTCGGCGCCCCGGTCAAGTTCACGCTCTACCCGGGGGTGGCGCACGATTCCTGGACCCAGACGTACGCCAACCCCGAACTCTACCAGTGGTTCCTGCAGCATCGCAGGCACGGCGCCGCGACGGCGTGA
- a CDS encoding type IA DNA topoisomerase, with product MSGKPLIIAEKPSAAQAIAEALGGFRRREGYLESSDYLLSWAVGHLVELQAPEEYDPRWKRWAMATLPIIPDAFRLKVLPRTRAQFQVLARLGKQAPRLINACDSGREGELIFRYICQAAGLRAPVQRLWVSALTPEAIRKAFAELRPQAQYDRLYQSARCRAEGDWLVGINATRAFTVKWGDLLSAGRVQTPTLAMLVRREREIEAFRPEPYWEVIAEFVTAGGQRYAGKWFRPEGDRLPDAQSAQAVVERVHGAQGAVESCEAKPVAERPPQLFDLTSLQREANRRYGLTAAATLKAAQALYEAKHITYPRTDSRYLAAALVPELPRVVRALGGLPDLASLAAEADVKRVHRGNRRVVDDARVTDHHAIIPTTDVPRGLAGAEARIYDLIARRFLAQFYPDARFLEQEVVTRVGPYPDRFRSRGRQVLDPGWRRVEPEPVRSRRRDPEAGEEEDAPQVLPPLEDGQPVSVGAVESRERTTRPPRRYTEATLLSAMEYAGREVTDEALREAMKGHGLGTPATRAAIIERLKEVGYVRSEKKTLLPTPKGRRMVELVEAAGAAVLLSPELTGEWERRIAAIQAGEYDPGRFMQEIRELTAQVVAQVRSAPGGSPVPAEGGSAARVQVNGAEAGPDAAPDEGDAPDVLAVACPRCGGAVRKGSRGWTCAREGCSLRVPAYLCGKVVDRSVAEEILTRGRSQLIRGFTSPRTGRSFAAFLVLKESGEVGFEFPPDRPRRPSGSRAGTAGRTRRTRSRAGTQEGRSQHE from the coding sequence TTGTCCGGCAAACCGTTGATCATCGCCGAGAAGCCCTCGGCCGCCCAGGCCATCGCCGAGGCGCTGGGTGGTTTCCGCCGGCGCGAGGGCTATCTGGAGTCGTCCGATTACCTGCTCTCGTGGGCCGTCGGCCACCTGGTGGAGCTGCAGGCCCCGGAGGAGTACGATCCGCGCTGGAAGCGCTGGGCCATGGCCACCCTGCCGATCATCCCCGATGCGTTCCGCCTGAAGGTGCTGCCGCGGACCCGCGCGCAGTTTCAGGTGCTCGCCAGGCTCGGCAAGCAAGCACCTCGCCTGATCAACGCCTGTGACTCGGGCCGGGAGGGCGAGCTGATCTTCCGCTACATCTGCCAGGCAGCGGGGCTCCGCGCCCCGGTGCAGCGACTCTGGGTGTCGGCCCTTACGCCGGAGGCGATCCGGAAGGCCTTTGCCGAACTGCGCCCCCAAGCGCAGTACGACCGGCTCTACCAGTCGGCCCGCTGCCGGGCGGAGGGCGACTGGCTGGTGGGCATCAACGCCACCCGCGCCTTCACCGTGAAGTGGGGCGACCTGCTCTCCGCCGGCCGCGTGCAGACGCCCACGCTGGCGATGCTGGTCCGGCGGGAGCGGGAGATTGAGGCCTTCCGTCCGGAGCCATACTGGGAGGTGATCGCCGAGTTCGTGACGGCCGGCGGCCAGCGGTATGCCGGCAAGTGGTTCCGACCCGAGGGCGATCGGCTGCCGGACGCCCAGTCGGCGCAGGCCGTCGTGGAGCGGGTGCACGGGGCGCAGGGCGCCGTGGAGTCCTGCGAGGCGAAACCCGTCGCCGAGCGGCCGCCGCAGCTCTTCGACCTGACCAGCCTGCAGCGGGAGGCCAACCGGCGCTACGGGCTCACGGCGGCGGCCACGCTCAAGGCCGCTCAGGCCCTCTACGAGGCGAAGCACATCACCTACCCCCGCACCGACTCGCGCTACCTGGCCGCCGCGCTGGTACCGGAGCTCCCGCGGGTCGTGCGGGCGCTGGGCGGCCTGCCCGACCTGGCGTCGCTCGCAGCCGAGGCTGACGTGAAGCGGGTGCACCGGGGCAACCGCCGGGTGGTGGACGACGCCCGGGTCACCGACCACCACGCGATCATCCCGACCACCGACGTGCCCCGGGGCCTGGCCGGGGCCGAGGCCAGGATCTACGACCTCATCGCCCGCCGCTTCCTGGCCCAGTTCTACCCCGACGCCCGCTTCCTGGAGCAGGAGGTGGTCACCCGGGTCGGGCCCTATCCCGACCGGTTCCGCAGCCGGGGGCGGCAGGTGCTGGACCCGGGCTGGCGGCGGGTCGAGCCCGAGCCGGTCCGTTCCCGCCGCAGGGATCCGGAGGCCGGGGAGGAGGAGGACGCGCCGCAGGTGCTGCCTCCGCTGGAGGACGGCCAGCCCGTCTCCGTGGGTGCGGTGGAGAGCCGGGAGCGGACCACCCGGCCGCCGCGGCGGTACACCGAGGCGACGCTGCTTTCCGCGATGGAGTACGCCGGCCGCGAGGTGACGGACGAAGCGCTCCGGGAGGCGATGAAGGGCCACGGCCTGGGCACCCCGGCCACCCGGGCGGCGATCATCGAGCGGCTGAAGGAAGTGGGATACGTCCGGAGTGAGAAGAAGACCCTGCTCCCCACGCCCAAGGGGCGCCGCATGGTGGAACTGGTGGAGGCCGCAGGCGCCGCGGTGCTCCTCAGCCCAGAGCTGACCGGCGAGTGGGAGCGCCGCATCGCGGCGATCCAGGCCGGGGAGTACGACCCCGGGCGGTTCATGCAGGAGATCCGGGAGCTCACGGCCCAGGTGGTGGCGCAGGTCCGGTCGGCGCCTGGCGGCAGCCCCGTCCCGGCGGAGGGCGGGAGTGCTGCGCGCGTGCAGGTGAACGGCGCGGAGGCCGGGCCGGATGCCGCGCCGGACGAGGGGGATGCGCCGGACGTGCTGGCAGTGGCCTGTCCCCGCTGCGGCGGGGCGGTGCGCAAGGGAAGCCGGGGCTGGACCTGTGCGCGCGAGGGGTGCAGCCTGCGGGTCCCGGCCTACCTCTGCGGCAAGGTCGTGGACAGGAGCGTGGCGGAGGAGATCCTCACCCGCGGCCGGAGCCAGCTCATCAGGGGCTTCACCTCGCCCCGCACGGGCAGGAGCTTCGCCGCCTTCCTCGTCCTGAAGGAGAGCGGGGAGGTGGGCTTCGAGTTCCCGCCGGACCGGCCGCGGCGGCCGAGCGGGTCGCGGGCGGGAACGGCCGGGCGGACCCGCCGTACGAGGTCCCGGGCGGGCACCCAGGAGGGGAGAAGTCAGCATGAGTGA
- a CDS encoding lysophospholipid acyltransferase family protein, whose product MWLYGFGKAVVGTLYHLIYRIEAEGVENIPATGGVILCGNHINAQDPLIIGIASPRPVCFMAKEELFRSAFLRFLIRGLGAFPVRRGSADRASLKHALSLLAEGKCFGIFPEGTRSPTGELKKPEPGTAYIALKSGVPVIPVGITSTYRLFSPVRIRFGPPVDLERFRDSKLNGATLEQASEAIADAISHLLDPPGLPRAQGRGSP is encoded by the coding sequence ATGTGGCTTTACGGTTTTGGCAAGGCCGTGGTGGGAACGCTCTACCACCTCATCTACCGCATCGAGGCGGAGGGGGTGGAGAACATCCCCGCCACAGGCGGCGTCATCCTCTGTGGCAACCACATCAACGCGCAGGACCCTCTGATCATCGGCATCGCCAGCCCGCGGCCCGTCTGCTTCATGGCCAAGGAGGAGCTGTTCCGGTCCGCCTTTCTGCGGTTTCTCATCCGGGGGCTGGGCGCCTTTCCGGTGAGGCGCGGCAGCGCCGACCGGGCCTCGCTGAAACACGCCCTCTCCCTGCTCGCCGAGGGCAAGTGCTTCGGCATCTTCCCTGAGGGAACCCGTTCGCCCACGGGCGAGCTGAAGAAACCTGAGCCGGGCACCGCCTACATCGCCCTGAAGTCGGGTGTGCCCGTCATCCCCGTGGGCATCACGTCCACCTACCGGCTGTTCAGCCCGGTCCGCATCCGGTTCGGGCCGCCGGTCGATCTCGAGCGGTTCCGCGACAGCAAGCTGAACGGCGCGACGCTGGAGCAGGCCAGCGAGGCCATCGCAGACGCCATCAGCCACCTGCTGGACCCGCCGGGCCTTCCCAGGGCCCAGGGCCGGGGATCGCCGTAG
- the rpsA gene encoding 30S ribosomal protein S1, protein MQEFDNQGRENETMDEAQARAEMEAALRVPKPGEMVTGQVVRVSEDSIMVDVGYKSEGIIPLNELSHRPLRSAEEAGLKVGDEVQVVVLSVDAKGEGGLRISKRRADERLAWAEIERKFESGEVIEAEVTEAVKGGLVVDLGLRAFLPASQVDRGFVADLSKFVGQKIRAKIIELDPHKGRVILSRKQVIEAEREARRKAFWESVEEGAVLEGTVKSLTDFGAFIDLGGVDGLLHISEMSYGRIKHPSQVLKEGEQIKVKVLRLDREKGKVSLGLKQVLPDPWESVAERYPEGSIVEGTVARLATFGAFVELEPGVDGLIHISQLADRRINNPGEVVSIGQQVKVKVVGVDAENRRISLSLRAAEEELAAEAVAAQVTPLDELTGEAPLEDVAATESETPAEAEAPAQAESGAESPAEEKAEE, encoded by the coding sequence GTGCAGGAGTTTGACAACCAGGGTAGGGAGAACGAGACCATGGACGAAGCCCAAGCCCGCGCCGAAATGGAGGCTGCCCTGCGAGTGCCCAAGCCGGGCGAGATGGTCACGGGGCAGGTCGTACGCGTGAGCGAGGACTCGATCATGGTGGACGTCGGGTACAAGTCCGAGGGCATCATCCCGCTGAACGAGCTGTCCCACCGCCCGCTGCGCAGCGCGGAGGAGGCCGGGCTCAAGGTCGGCGACGAGGTGCAGGTGGTCGTCCTGAGCGTCGACGCCAAGGGCGAGGGCGGCCTGCGCATCAGCAAGCGCCGCGCCGACGAGCGCCTGGCCTGGGCGGAGATCGAGCGGAAGTTCGAGTCGGGTGAGGTCATCGAGGCCGAGGTGACCGAGGCCGTCAAGGGCGGCCTGGTCGTGGATCTCGGACTGCGTGCCTTCCTGCCCGCGTCGCAGGTAGACCGCGGCTTTGTGGCCGACCTGTCCAAGTTCGTCGGCCAGAAGATCCGGGCGAAGATCATCGAGCTGGATCCGCACAAGGGGCGCGTCATCCTCTCCCGCAAGCAGGTGATCGAGGCCGAGCGTGAAGCCCGGCGGAAGGCCTTCTGGGAGTCCGTCGAGGAGGGCGCGGTCCTGGAGGGCACCGTCAAGTCCCTCACCGATTTCGGCGCCTTCATCGACCTCGGTGGCGTGGACGGCCTGCTGCACATCTCCGAGATGTCCTACGGCCGCATCAAGCACCCCTCCCAGGTCCTGAAGGAGGGCGAGCAGATCAAGGTCAAGGTCCTGCGGCTCGACCGCGAGAAGGGCAAGGTCTCGCTGGGCCTGAAGCAGGTGCTGCCCGATCCCTGGGAGTCCGTGGCGGAGCGGTACCCCGAGGGTTCCATCGTCGAGGGCACCGTGGCCCGCCTGGCGACGTTCGGCGCCTTCGTCGAGCTGGAGCCCGGCGTTGACGGTCTGATCCATATCAGCCAGCTGGCCGACCGCCGGATCAACAACCCGGGTGAGGTCGTCTCCATCGGCCAGCAGGTGAAGGTCAAGGTCGTCGGCGTGGATGCCGAGAACCGCCGGATCAGCCTCTCGCTGCGTGCTGCTGAGGAGGAGCTGGCCGCCGAGGCGGTTGCCGCCCAGGTGACCCCGCTGGACGAGCTCACGGGCGAGGCGCCCCTGGAGGACGTGGCGGCCACCGAGAGCGAGACTCCTGCGGAGGCTGAGGCCCCCGCTCAGGCCGAGTCCGGCGCGGAGTCCCCCGCTGAGGAGAAGGCCGAGGAGTAA